The Algiphilus sp. genome has a window encoding:
- the leuA gene encoding 2-isopropylmalate synthase, with protein sequence MLDNPAVKYRAFAPVGLKDRRWCDAVITKPPIWASVDLRDGNQALIEPMDFERKQRMFDALVAIGFKEIEVGFPSASQTDFDFIRRLIEEDRVPEDVTIQVLTQAREHLIRRTFESLRGARRAIVHVYNATAPIMRKVVFSMGEDEVIGLAVHHAEMLRDIAATMPETDWVFQYSPEMYSGTELDFSRRIVDAVTEVWQPTPEKPCIVNLPATVEHSTPNIFADMVEWTHRNIARRDAVILSVHPHNDRGTGVAAAEFAIMAGADRIEGCLFGNGERTGNVDVVNLALNMYTQGVHPGLDFSDIDAIKATVEHCNQLPVHPRHPYVGELVFTSFSGSHQDAIKKALSARGDKDDVWDMPYLPIDPRDVGRTYEAVIRVNSQSGKGGVSYLLETEYGLRLPRRLQIEFSHVIKHVTDDTGKELTAADIHQVFEDTYITSQQPYAYVGHHFVEDSRSEEVHLTGEIRVNGDLVTLEGRGNGPIDAFVGALSQRLGVSVTVMDYHEHALGEGAKARAATYIDLRVGDQGPLFGVGIDPNIVTASLKAVLSGLNRAMAQQVKAA encoded by the coding sequence ATGCTCGATAATCCCGCTGTCAAGTACCGCGCTTTCGCGCCGGTCGGTCTCAAGGACCGACGCTGGTGCGATGCCGTCATCACCAAGCCGCCGATCTGGGCGAGCGTCGACCTGCGCGACGGCAACCAGGCGCTGATCGAGCCGATGGACTTCGAGCGCAAGCAGCGCATGTTCGACGCGCTGGTGGCGATCGGCTTCAAGGAGATCGAGGTCGGCTTCCCGTCCGCCTCGCAGACCGACTTCGACTTCATCCGCCGCCTCATCGAGGAGGATCGCGTTCCGGAGGACGTCACCATCCAGGTGCTCACGCAGGCGCGCGAGCATCTCATCCGGCGCACCTTCGAGTCGCTGCGCGGCGCGCGGCGCGCCATCGTGCACGTCTACAACGCCACCGCGCCGATCATGCGCAAGGTGGTGTTCAGCATGGGCGAGGACGAGGTCATCGGCCTGGCCGTCCACCACGCTGAGATGCTGCGTGACATCGCCGCGACCATGCCCGAAACCGACTGGGTCTTCCAGTATTCGCCGGAGATGTACTCGGGCACCGAGCTCGACTTCTCGCGCCGCATCGTCGACGCGGTCACCGAGGTCTGGCAGCCGACGCCGGAGAAGCCCTGCATCGTCAATCTGCCGGCGACGGTGGAGCACTCCACGCCCAACATCTTCGCGGACATGGTCGAGTGGACGCACCGCAACATCGCGCGTCGCGATGCGGTCATCCTCTCGGTGCATCCGCACAACGACCGCGGCACCGGCGTCGCGGCCGCCGAGTTCGCCATCATGGCCGGCGCCGACCGCATCGAGGGCTGCCTGTTCGGCAACGGCGAGCGCACCGGCAACGTCGATGTCGTCAATCTGGCGCTGAACATGTACACGCAGGGCGTGCATCCGGGGCTGGACTTCTCCGACATCGACGCCATCAAGGCCACGGTCGAGCACTGCAACCAGCTGCCGGTGCATCCGCGGCACCCCTATGTCGGCGAGCTCGTCTTCACCTCGTTCTCCGGATCGCACCAGGACGCCATCAAGAAGGCGCTGTCCGCGCGCGGCGACAAGGACGATGTCTGGGACATGCCCTACCTGCCCATCGATCCGCGCGACGTCGGCCGCACCTACGAGGCGGTCATCCGGGTCAACTCGCAGTCCGGCAAGGGCGGCGTCAGCTATCTGCTCGAGACCGAGTACGGCCTGCGTCTGCCGCGCCGGCTGCAGATCGAGTTCAGCCACGTCATCAAGCACGTCACCGATGACACCGGCAAGGAGCTCACCGCGGCCGACATCCACCAGGTCTTCGAGGACACCTACATCACCTCGCAGCAGCCCTATGCCTACGTCGGGCATCACTTCGTCGAGGATTCCCGCTCGGAGGAGGTGCACCTCACCGGCGAGATCCGCGTCAACGGCGATCTGGTGACCCTCGAGGGCCGGGGTAACGGGCCCATCGACGCCTTCGTCGGCGCGCTGTCGCAGCGTCTCGGTGTCAGCGTCACGGTCATGGACTACCACGAGCACGCCCTCGGAGAGGGCGCCAAGGCACGTGCGGCCACCTACATCGATCTGCGGGTCGGCGATCAGGGGCCGCTGTTCGGCGTCGGCATCGACCCGAACATCGTCACCGCCTCGCTGAAGGCCGTGCTGTCGGGTCTCAACCGCGCCATGGCGCAGCAGGTCAAGGCCGCCTGA
- the pssA gene encoding CDP-diacylglycerol--serine O-phosphatidyltransferase produces the protein MSEHKPRAGRRGIYLLPNLFTTATLFGGFYAIVAALSGRYSESALAILVAMIADALDGRIARLTNTASDFGKEYDSLCDMVAFGVATGVLVYAYSLHHLAEFRWLGGKLGWVIAFAFVGCTAMRLARFNVLTIISGGKGDFFGLPSPAAAGVLVFYVWSAHSWGLSGETLLPLSALLTLGIALLMVSSIRYPSFKKINLTGRVRFVSFAAVVGGLALVMVDPPRILFLLFFGYAITGPIAALTGRRAAIGPLGKGGGGE, from the coding sequence ATGAGCGAGCACAAGCCCCGCGCCGGACGCCGCGGCATCTATCTGCTGCCCAACCTGTTCACCACCGCGACCCTGTTCGGTGGCTTCTACGCCATCGTCGCGGCGCTCTCCGGCCGCTATTCGGAATCGGCGCTGGCGATACTGGTCGCGATGATCGCGGATGCGCTCGACGGTCGCATCGCGCGGCTGACCAATACCGCCAGCGATTTCGGCAAGGAGTACGACAGCCTCTGCGACATGGTCGCGTTCGGCGTGGCAACCGGCGTGCTGGTCTATGCCTACTCGTTGCATCATCTCGCCGAATTCCGGTGGCTGGGCGGCAAGCTGGGCTGGGTGATCGCCTTCGCCTTCGTCGGCTGCACGGCGATGCGGCTGGCACGCTTCAACGTCCTCACCATCATCTCCGGCGGCAAGGGCGACTTCTTCGGACTGCCGTCCCCGGCCGCGGCGGGCGTGCTGGTGTTCTACGTCTGGAGCGCGCATTCCTGGGGCCTGTCCGGCGAGACGCTGCTGCCGCTGTCGGCGCTGCTGACGCTCGGCATCGCGCTGCTGATGGTCAGCAGCATCCGCTACCCCAGCTTCAAGAAGATCAATCTGACCGGGCGCGTGCGCTTCGTGTCGTTCGCGGCGGTGGTCGGCGGCCTGGCGCTGGTCATGGTCGACCCGCCGCGCATCCTGTTCCTGCTGTTCTTCGGTTACGCGATAACCGGTCCGATTGCGGCGCTGACCGGCAGGCGGGCGGCCATCGGCCCGCTTGGCAAGGGCGGCGGCGGAGAGTAA
- the ilvC gene encoding ketol-acid reductoisomerase, whose product MNVYYDKDADLSLIQSRTVAIIGYGSQGHAHAQNLKDSGVDVVVGLRKDGASWQKAEAAGLKVAEVADAARAADLVMVLVPDEHQVALYEEQLAPNMKQGAALAFAHGFNIHFQLIEPRADLDVVMIAPKGPGHLVRSTYTQGGGVPSLIAIHKDASGQAKQVALSYASANGGGRAGIIETSFREETETDLFGEQAVLCGGATALVQAGFETLTEAGYAPEMAYFECLHELKLIVDLMYEGGMANMRYSISNTAEYGDYTRGPRVITEQTKDEMRRILEEIQTGQFAREFVLENKAGAPTLKARRRLGAEHAIESVGSKLRNMMPWIGKNKLVDRERN is encoded by the coding sequence ATCAACGTCTACTACGACAAGGACGCCGACCTTTCGCTCATCCAGTCGCGCACGGTCGCGATCATCGGCTACGGCTCCCAGGGCCACGCCCACGCCCAGAACCTGAAGGACTCCGGCGTCGACGTCGTGGTCGGCCTCCGCAAGGACGGTGCGTCCTGGCAGAAGGCGGAGGCCGCAGGCCTCAAGGTCGCCGAAGTGGCCGACGCCGCCAGGGCCGCCGACCTGGTCATGGTGCTGGTTCCGGATGAGCACCAGGTCGCGCTCTACGAGGAGCAGCTGGCGCCGAACATGAAGCAGGGCGCCGCGCTGGCCTTCGCGCACGGCTTCAACATCCACTTCCAGCTCATCGAGCCGCGCGCCGATCTGGACGTGGTGATGATCGCGCCCAAGGGGCCCGGGCACCTGGTGCGCTCGACCTATACCCAGGGTGGCGGCGTGCCCAGTCTCATCGCGATCCACAAGGACGCCTCCGGGCAGGCCAAGCAGGTCGCGCTGTCCTACGCTTCCGCCAATGGCGGCGGCCGTGCCGGCATCATCGAGACCTCCTTCCGCGAGGAGACCGAGACCGACCTCTTCGGTGAGCAGGCCGTGCTCTGCGGCGGCGCCACCGCGCTCGTGCAGGCCGGCTTCGAGACACTCACCGAGGCCGGCTATGCGCCCGAGATGGCCTACTTCGAGTGCCTCCACGAGCTCAAGCTGATCGTCGACCTCATGTACGAGGGCGGCATGGCCAACATGCGCTACTCGATCAGCAACACTGCGGAGTACGGTGACTACACGCGCGGTCCGCGCGTCATCACCGAGCAGACCAAGGACGAGATGCGCCGCATTCTCGAGGAGATCCAGACCGGCCAGTTCGCGCGCGAGTTCGTGCTCGAGAACAAGGCCGGTGCGCCCACGCTGAAGGCGCGTCGTCGTCTCGGTGCCGAGCACGCCATCGAGAGCGTCGGCAGCAAGCTCCGCAACATGATGCCGTGGATCGGCAAGAACAAGCTGGTCGACCGCGAGCGCAACTGA
- the ilvN gene encoding acetolactate synthase small subunit has translation MRHIISILLQNESGALARVSGMFAARGYNIESLTVAPTQDPALSRLTLVTIGSDAVIDQIVKQSRKLIDVVEVLDVTAREHGECELMLVKLRVGRQAADRLEALCAERDIRVLDRDGELHILQFAGAGNDVDETGRELAAIGEILEQVRSGTAAIEFGSRVLGARVLAETG, from the coding sequence ATGCGCCACATCATCTCCATTCTGCTGCAGAACGAATCGGGCGCGCTCGCGCGCGTTTCGGGCATGTTCGCGGCGCGCGGCTACAACATCGAGTCGCTTACCGTCGCGCCCACGCAGGATCCGGCGCTCTCCCGGCTGACGCTGGTCACGATCGGCTCCGACGCCGTCATCGACCAGATCGTCAAGCAGTCCCGCAAGCTCATCGACGTCGTCGAGGTACTCGACGTCACCGCCCGCGAACACGGCGAGTGCGAGCTGATGCTCGTCAAGCTGCGTGTGGGGCGGCAGGCCGCCGACCGGCTCGAGGCGCTGTGCGCCGAGCGCGACATTCGCGTGCTCGACCGCGACGGCGAGCTGCACATCCTGCAGTTCGCCGGTGCCGGCAACGATGTCGACGAGACCGGCCGCGAGCTGGCCGCCATCGGCGAGATTCTCGAGCAGGTGCGCTCGGGCACCGCCGCCATCGAATTCGGCAGCCGGGTGCTCGGCGCGCGGGTGCTCGCCGAAACCGGCTGA
- the ilvB gene encoding biosynthetic-type acetolactate synthase large subunit — protein MTTVRTSEHPLAGSTMSGADIVVQVLADEGVDVVFGYSGGAILPTYDAIFRYNAERTLEGGGIAGRQEAMPLIVPANEQGAGFMAAGYARASGKVGVALVTSGPGATNCVTPVRDCMADSIPMVLICGQVPTAAIGSDAFQEAPVSNIMGACAKHVFLVTDPSRLEATVRTAFEIARTGRPGPVVVDVPKDVQNWEGPFLGQGTLGIPGYRARQQQLDDNRLSDASAVEFFEQLAAAQRPLIYAGGGVINAEAAESLRAFADAFGIPVVTTLMGIGAYDTTRPLSMHMLGMHGTAFANYAVEDADFLFAVGARFDDRVAAVPERFARNAKSIAHLDIDHSEIHKVKRVSWHHVGRMREALDALTAHGRARGFAPDYGAWHEHLQHLKRDYAMNYDRDSALIQPYAVIEAINRHTRGNAVIATGVGQHQMWAAQYFDFREPRLWLTSGSMGTMGFGLPAAVGAAFARPGRAVIDIDGDASIRMNVGEMETVTTYDLPVKIVVLNNCGDGMVRQWQKLFFKGRFSASDKSLHRKDFVKAAEADGFGFARRLDDPADIEAVVAAFIDYDGPAFLEVMIDPDAGVYPMVGPGMTYDQMITGDWIASRDDAPGEGPDKSEMF, from the coding sequence ATGACCACCGTGCGCACTTCCGAGCACCCCCTCGCCGGCTCCACCATGTCCGGGGCCGACATCGTCGTCCAGGTTCTGGCCGATGAGGGCGTGGATGTCGTATTCGGCTACTCGGGCGGCGCCATCCTTCCCACCTACGATGCCATCTTCCGCTACAACGCGGAGCGCACGCTCGAGGGCGGCGGCATCGCGGGGCGACAGGAGGCCATGCCGCTGATCGTGCCCGCCAACGAGCAGGGTGCCGGCTTCATGGCAGCCGGCTATGCGCGCGCCTCCGGCAAGGTCGGCGTGGCACTGGTGACCTCGGGTCCCGGTGCCACCAACTGCGTCACGCCGGTGCGCGACTGCATGGCGGATTCCATTCCGATGGTGCTGATCTGCGGCCAGGTGCCCACCGCCGCCATCGGCTCGGATGCCTTCCAGGAGGCTCCGGTCAGCAACATCATGGGCGCCTGCGCCAAGCACGTGTTCCTGGTCACCGACCCGTCGCGCCTCGAGGCCACGGTGCGCACGGCCTTCGAGATCGCGCGCACCGGCCGCCCCGGGCCGGTGGTGGTGGACGTGCCCAAGGATGTGCAGAACTGGGAGGGCCCCTTCCTGGGCCAGGGGACGCTGGGCATCCCCGGCTACCGCGCCCGCCAGCAGCAGCTCGACGACAACCGGCTTTCCGACGCCTCGGCCGTCGAATTCTTCGAGCAGCTGGCCGCGGCGCAGCGCCCGCTGATCTATGCCGGCGGCGGCGTCATCAATGCCGAGGCCGCGGAATCGCTGCGCGCCTTTGCCGATGCCTTCGGCATCCCGGTGGTCACCACACTGATGGGTATCGGCGCGTACGACACCACCCGGCCCCTGTCCATGCACATGCTGGGCATGCACGGCACCGCCTTCGCCAACTACGCGGTCGAGGATGCCGACTTCCTGTTCGCGGTCGGTGCGCGTTTCGACGACCGCGTGGCGGCGGTCCCGGAGCGCTTCGCGCGCAACGCGAAGTCGATCGCCCACCTCGACATCGACCATTCCGAGATCCACAAGGTCAAGCGGGTGAGCTGGCACCACGTCGGCCGCATGCGCGAGGCACTGGATGCCCTCACCGCCCACGGGCGCGCCCGCGGTTTCGCCCCGGACTACGGCGCCTGGCACGAGCATCTGCAGCACCTCAAGCGCGACTACGCGATGAACTACGATCGCGACTCGGCGCTGATCCAGCCCTATGCCGTCATCGAGGCGATCAACCGCCACACCCGCGGCAACGCGGTCATCGCGACCGGCGTCGGCCAGCACCAGATGTGGGCGGCGCAGTACTTCGACTTCCGCGAGCCGCGCCTCTGGCTGACCTCGGGCTCCATGGGCACGATGGGCTTCGGGCTTCCGGCCGCCGTGGGCGCCGCCTTCGCGCGACCCGGCCGTGCGGTCATCGACATCGACGGCGACGCCTCCATCCGCATGAACGTCGGCGAGATGGAAACCGTCACCACCTACGATCTCCCGGTCAAGATCGTGGTGCTCAACAACTGCGGCGACGGCATGGTCCGGCAGTGGCAGAAGCTGTTCTTCAAGGGTCGCTTCTCGGCCTCCGACAAGTCGCTGCACCGGAAGGACTTCGTGAAGGCGGCGGAGGCCGACGGCTTCGGTTTCGCGCGCCGGCTCGACGATCCTGCCGACATCGAAGCGGTGGTGGCCGCCTTCATCGACTACGACGGCCCGGCGTTCCTCGAGGTCATGATCGACCCCGATGCCGGGGTCTACCCGATGGTGGGTCCCGGCATGACCTACGACCAGATGATCACCGGCGACTGGATCGCATCGCGCGACGACGCCCCCGGGGAGGGCCCCGACAAGTCGGAGATGTTCTAG
- a CDS encoding ABC transporter permease: protein MSARVARSSEGDALQLTLSGAWCLDTSPDAGHYDDDIAQHRRLLVRVDADAEWDSSLPAFVAALTRAARAADVVVEIEAPERLERLLALGAGSDDAVAGRERATAWRLPDLRPPLRFVGHLLLAIAPARALPQLREVLRVIRQTSSRSLPIVGLVNFLVGGILAFIGAVQLRTFGAEIYVADLVGIATAREMAALITAVVLSGRLSAAFAAEIATMQGNEEIDALRTAGVDPVRYLAVPRVAALLLAMPILFAAACITTLAGGLAVATGMLDIPPAAYLLQTRNAVGLDQFWIGLSKAMAFAAFLGAAGCYYGLRAERTAAAVGDATTRAVVSSMVGIICIDAVFAVICNALGI from the coding sequence GTGAGCGCCCGGGTCGCACGCAGCAGCGAGGGCGATGCGCTGCAGCTGACGCTCTCGGGCGCCTGGTGCCTCGACACGTCGCCCGATGCCGGGCACTACGATGACGACATCGCCCAGCACCGGCGTCTCCTCGTACGGGTGGACGCCGACGCCGAGTGGGACTCGTCGCTGCCCGCCTTCGTGGCGGCGCTGACCCGCGCCGCCCGCGCCGCGGACGTCGTGGTCGAGATCGAGGCGCCGGAGCGCCTCGAGCGGCTGCTCGCCCTCGGCGCCGGCAGTGACGACGCGGTTGCCGGCCGCGAGCGCGCAACCGCCTGGCGACTGCCGGACCTGCGTCCACCGCTGCGCTTCGTCGGTCATCTGCTGCTCGCCATCGCGCCGGCCCGGGCGCTGCCGCAGCTGCGCGAGGTGCTGCGCGTGATCCGGCAGACGAGCAGTCGCAGCCTGCCCATCGTGGGTCTGGTCAACTTCCTGGTAGGCGGAATCCTGGCCTTCATCGGGGCCGTGCAGCTGCGCACCTTCGGCGCCGAGATCTACGTGGCCGACCTGGTGGGCATCGCCACCGCCCGCGAAATGGCCGCGCTGATCACCGCGGTGGTGCTGTCGGGACGCCTGTCAGCGGCCTTCGCGGCCGAGATCGCCACCATGCAGGGCAACGAGGAGATCGATGCGCTGCGCACCGCCGGCGTCGATCCGGTGCGCTATCTGGCGGTGCCGCGGGTCGCGGCGCTGCTGCTGGCCATGCCCATCCTGTTCGCTGCGGCCTGCATCACCACGCTGGCCGGCGGACTCGCAGTGGCCACCGGGATGCTCGACATCCCGCCGGCGGCCTATCTGCTGCAGACGCGCAACGCGGTCGGCCTCGACCAGTTCTGGATCGGGCTGAGCAAGGCGATGGCCTTCGCCGCCTTCCTGGGCGCCGCCGGCTGCTACTACGGGCTGCGCGCCGAACGCACGGCGGCGGCAGTGGGCGATGCCACCACCCGCGCGGTGGTGAGCAGCATGGTCGGCATCATCTGCATCGATGCGGTGTTCGCGGTGATCTGCAATGCACTCGGAATCTGA
- a CDS encoding ATP-binding cassette domain-containing protein, with amino-acid sequence MHSESDAAVDDPIVRVSALTMAYGDHVVQRDIDCAIPRESIFAIIGGSGCGKSTLLRHMIGLEAPAAGRIVHVGRDGGTARFGVMFQNGALWSSMTLAQNIETALAFEHEVSPRVARELALYKLSLVGLAPYADFMPAAISGGMRKRAALARALALDPELIFLDEPSAGLDPLSSRSLDNLILQLRATLHATIIIVTHELQSIFATVDTALFLDARSKTPAALGSPRWLARHCPDAHVRGFMNRGADGAAEAAS; translated from the coding sequence ATGCACTCGGAATCTGACGCCGCCGTCGACGACCCCATCGTGCGCGTATCGGCGCTGACGATGGCCTATGGCGATCATGTCGTCCAGCGTGACATCGACTGCGCCATACCGCGCGAGTCGATCTTCGCGATCATCGGCGGCAGCGGCTGCGGCAAGTCCACGCTCCTGCGGCACATGATCGGCCTGGAGGCCCCCGCCGCCGGCCGCATCGTGCACGTCGGCCGCGACGGCGGCACGGCGCGCTTCGGCGTCATGTTCCAGAACGGGGCGCTGTGGTCGTCGATGACCCTGGCGCAGAACATCGAGACGGCGCTCGCCTTCGAGCACGAGGTGTCACCACGGGTCGCCCGCGAACTGGCGCTCTACAAGCTGTCGCTGGTGGGCCTGGCGCCCTACGCCGACTTCATGCCGGCCGCAATCAGCGGCGGCATGCGCAAGCGTGCGGCACTGGCACGCGCGCTCGCGCTGGATCCGGAGCTGATCTTTCTGGACGAGCCATCCGCCGGCCTCGATCCACTGTCGTCGCGCAGCCTCGATAACCTGATCCTGCAATTGCGTGCGACACTGCATGCCACGATCATCATCGTGACCCACGAGCTGCAGAGCATCTTCGCCACCGTGGATACCGCCCTCTTCCTCGACGCGCGCTCGAAGACGCCGGCCGCGCTCGGCAGTCCGCGCTGGCTGGCGCGGCACTGCCCTGACGCGCATGTGCGCGGCTTCATGAACCGCGGCGCCGACGGCGCCGCGGAGGCTGCGTCATGA
- a CDS encoding MlaD family protein: MSGGTMRSALAVGSFFVAGLLVLIALLAFFGDGSLFRSKERVVAYFDGSLSGLSVGAPVTFRGVRVGSVEKIELRIDGNNASAQIPVFLSLNSDAAEWNGGDEPDIERLVQLGLRAQLASLSFVTGQLYIELDFYPDRSGEASGRAAHTAAYTEIPTLPSETAQVIDFVKQLPLRELVHSLRNTLERIDRMTATVESEVGPASDALTESLQTLREAIPQISSDFHAMRTSLDQVADDTSATLATVDDTVAASREEIAVLSAELQRTAESLRATTGHLDTLLAADAPARRDIETLIRDLARSARSLRRFSETVEEQPNSLIFGR; this comes from the coding sequence ATGAGCGGGGGCACCATGCGCAGCGCCCTGGCCGTGGGCAGCTTCTTCGTTGCCGGACTGCTGGTGCTGATCGCGCTGCTGGCCTTCTTCGGCGACGGCAGCCTGTTCCGGAGCAAGGAACGCGTGGTGGCCTACTTCGACGGCTCGCTGTCCGGACTCAGCGTCGGCGCACCGGTCACCTTCCGGGGCGTGCGCGTGGGCAGTGTCGAGAAGATCGAGCTGCGCATCGACGGCAACAACGCGAGCGCCCAGATTCCGGTCTTCCTGAGCCTCAATTCCGACGCGGCGGAGTGGAACGGCGGTGACGAGCCCGATATCGAGCGGCTCGTCCAGCTCGGTCTGCGGGCCCAGCTGGCATCACTGAGCTTCGTGACCGGACAGCTGTACATCGAGCTCGACTTCTATCCGGACCGCAGCGGCGAAGCCAGCGGCCGTGCCGCGCACACCGCAGCCTACACCGAGATTCCCACCCTGCCCTCGGAAACCGCCCAGGTCATCGACTTCGTCAAGCAACTGCCGCTGCGCGAGCTGGTGCACTCGCTGCGGAACACGCTGGAGCGCATCGATCGCATGACGGCAACGGTCGAATCCGAGGTCGGCCCGGCCAGCGACGCCCTGACCGAGAGTCTGCAGACACTGCGTGAAGCGATCCCGCAGATCTCGTCCGACTTCCACGCCATGCGCACCAGCCTGGATCAGGTGGCCGACGACACCAGCGCCACCCTGGCGACCGTAGACGACACGGTTGCGGCCTCCCGCGAGGAAATCGCGGTGCTGTCCGCCGAGCTACAGCGCACCGCCGAATCGCTGCGCGCAACCACCGGCCACCTCGACACCCTGCTGGCGGCCGATGCCCCGGCACGGCGCGACATCGAGACCCTGATCCGCGATCTCGCACGCAGCGCGCGTTCGCTGCGCCGATTCAGCGAGACCGTCGAGGAACAGCCGAACAGCCTAATATTCGGCCGATGA
- a CDS encoding ABC-type transport auxiliary lipoprotein family protein yields the protein MPYRIAVGLSAGLLAACATGPAHHALYLPAPGTAAVSQPPLVRVDLPGYADRRTMLRRSDDGRLVAFAGHEWAELPAEGFERLLTEHLAAAPGMPGGATRVDVRFTRFELEADDVFRARGHWQLRRDSAPASHGTLDFERTVTTPDPAALVATVSAVAADTAKRIADTVRGAPGPDGDTTTHHNNDHQREP from the coding sequence ATGCCATACCGGATCGCCGTCGGACTGTCGGCCGGGCTGCTCGCCGCCTGTGCCACCGGACCGGCGCATCACGCGCTCTATCTTCCGGCACCCGGTACCGCAGCGGTCAGCCAGCCACCGCTGGTGCGCGTGGACCTGCCAGGCTACGCCGATCGGCGCACCATGCTGCGGCGCAGTGACGATGGCCGCCTGGTCGCCTTCGCCGGTCACGAGTGGGCCGAACTGCCGGCCGAAGGCTTCGAGCGCCTGCTGACCGAGCACCTCGCGGCCGCGCCAGGCATGCCGGGCGGCGCCACGCGGGTCGATGTCCGCTTCACCCGCTTCGAGCTCGAGGCCGACGATGTCTTCCGGGCGCGCGGTCACTGGCAGCTCAGGCGTGACTCGGCGCCGGCGAGCCACGGCACGCTCGACTTCGAGCGTACCGTCACGACACCGGACCCCGCCGCCCTGGTCGCCACCGTCAGCGCGGTGGCCGCCGACACCGCGAAGCGGATCGCCGATACCGTCCGTGGCGCACCGGGCCCGGACGGCGACACAACCACACATCACAACAACGACCATCAGAGGGAGCCATGA
- a CDS encoding enoyl-CoA hydratase, protein MSHTVEHDIAQNVMHLRINRPEKKNALTTDMYTVLADAVDAAREDDDVRCLLLTGTDGVFSAGNDIGDFLENPASGDDHPVARFMRTMAAFPKPAVAGVVGPAVGIGSTVLLHCDLVYAGASTRFAFPFVNLGICPEFASSYLMPRFMGYARAAELILLGEPFTAEHALSCGLINAVVGDGEAETIARTTAEKLAAKPPHAMRTSKDLLRRWSREHTQQAIREEAELFMAMLHGDEAKEAFTAFMEKRKPDFSRFS, encoded by the coding sequence ATGAGCCATACCGTCGAGCACGACATCGCGCAGAACGTCATGCATCTGCGCATCAACCGGCCCGAGAAGAAGAACGCGCTGACCACGGACATGTACACCGTGCTCGCCGACGCGGTCGACGCCGCCCGCGAGGACGACGACGTGCGCTGCCTGCTGCTCACCGGCACCGACGGCGTGTTCAGCGCCGGCAACGACATCGGCGACTTCCTCGAGAACCCGGCCTCCGGGGACGATCATCCGGTCGCGCGCTTCATGCGCACCATGGCCGCCTTTCCCAAGCCGGCCGTGGCCGGCGTCGTGGGGCCCGCGGTCGGCATCGGGTCGACCGTGCTCCTGCACTGCGATCTGGTCTACGCCGGCGCCTCGACCCGCTTCGCGTTCCCCTTCGTCAACCTCGGGATCTGCCCGGAGTTCGCCTCGAGCTACCTCATGCCGAGGTTCATGGGCTATGCCCGCGCCGCCGAGCTGATCCTGCTGGGCGAGCCCTTCACCGCCGAGCATGCGCTGTCCTGCGGACTGATCAACGCCGTGGTCGGCGACGGCGAGGCCGAGACCATCGCCCGCACCACCGCCGAGAAGCTGGCCGCCAAGCCGCCGCATGCCATGCGCACCAGCAAGGACCTCCTGCGCCGGTGGTCTCGGGAGCACACCCAGCAGGCCATCCGCGAGGAGGCAGAGCTCTTCATGGCGATGCTTCACGGCGACGAGGCCAAGGAGGCGTTCACCGCCTTCATGGAAAAGCGCAAGCCGGATTTCTCGCGTTTTTCCTGA